The Epinephelus lanceolatus isolate andai-2023 chromosome 12, ASM4190304v1, whole genome shotgun sequence genome segment AAAAGATAAACGAGAGAAAACATCAGTTGGAGATCAAGACATTAAACAAATAGTGAGATAATGACAACATGATTTTACTTGATGAGAAAATAGATGTGAGAATATTTATATATGACTATTTATtggaatttattttattcacttttttcttaaatttccCAAAAAGCTTCTTTTTCATGGCTTCTGTTTATTAGTCACTTTTCTTTGAGATGTTCTGTCCCAGGTGTCTTTGAGGGGGTTCCTGGGGGTCCCCAGAAAAATGAGGAATTGTTTATTTCTACTATTAAATTCACTACAGTAGTGAGTACAATATGAGTCAGATTAATAACAGTGACTATTTTGATCCATAGACTGTTTAAAGTAATGGACGCAGCCAcggtgacatcacccattggtttgtggactcctgttttgaagccttgaggcTGGCATTTtagctgtcgccatcttgggtttttggagccagaagtgagcaTATTTGgttgagagggtggagctgtggaggagcgaggggtgaatCTGACTCATAAGCCCCTTTCACAATGACTGTTAAAGGCAGGAATATCGTGCCCTCATTTCGCCTTATAAAATATACAACTGGGGGGAATGGGGGAACAGAGTTGTCTGAgcagttgtttatttgttgttcgTTGGAGGTACAGAGTTGTGTTAAAACATGAAATGATTTTTCCTGAAGTCAGCTTTGTTAAAGGTGTTTGTTTAGGTTTCAGGGAGCAGTGAGGCTGTTCATTGGCACTAAACACAGTCTAAatgtgtgttattttattttattccagaGTCACGGATGATCATGATGATGTTTTGACAGGTTGACGCCAAcagaaagtcaggtgacatCCTCGGGTGGTTTCCCATCAGGAGTTCAGTGGAAGGTACATTGATCGTCCACAGGGGGCGCTGTCACACTGCTGACTTTTCTGTGAAGGTAACAAAAGGATcaagcaaaatgaaaaacagcatCAGGTGTTCAAACATCAACAGAGGTGTTACATTTCTCTTGTTGGAGCGGTTTTCGGCGTCCACAGCTCCAAATCAGTTCAGGAGCATTTAGCCTGTCGGACAGAGCTGACCTGATCTGATGTTTGTGATTAAGAAGCTCTCTGACTCTCTTTCTGCTTTGGCTTGATCTCTTTGCTTCTTGTGTTCATTTCAAAGTCAAACACTGAGGTAAAATATGATGTCATGGAAACTATCTTgtgtttcattatattttgtgtGCTGATAGTGGGAATAATGTGAGCCAAGACCAGTGTGTAGGCCTGTACTGAAACTAAATATAATACCTTAACGTCCTAACATACATAAACACCTTACTGTACAGGACTTCAATAGGGATACAAGATGTTCCCCTCCATCTCATTTAATAACTAGATGGTCTGATTGCACACAGATAATAATAGTCCACACTGAGAAGCTATCAGTGAAATCATCACGCTTGGATTTGCTATTTGTTGTCGATATTTTTGATCTGGACTGTTTTAAATCCCAGCAGGGCAGCCACACAGAACAAAAGAACAATAAGACACTACTGCATCCCCACAAACTGCAGAGTATCTGTAGCtgactgtgacctctgacctcccagAAGATTTAATACGTCTGCACATTAACATCACATCAGCCCACACATCATGATACAAGATGTGAGCAGCAGAAGGTTTAATACTCCTTTCATATGTCAACAAAGTGGAGAAAACACAATAAAGCCCCGCATGTCTGATGTCTCTATCCTTTTACACAGGCTGAAATAACATcgctttactttcactttcattctAGTCCTACTTCATAAAGTTTTACCGAGTAACAAGTGACGCTCAGCAGAGTTATAGTGACGTTGATACTCAGCCTAAATTCCCATTGGCTCAGATGGAGGTCGATATCAGTCCCCTCCTTCTTCTTTCCCGCTCTTCAGCCCCGGTGCTCAAGGGGATaagttggtgtgtgtttgtgtcagtaaacaaacattaaacttGGTATTTTATCAAAGCTTTAGATGCGACAGCTCACAATGAAAGCCTGGATTTATCTAGGCCCATTTTTCCTGAGCTTACATGGCGCCTCGGCAAGtaaatgaagattttttttaacagtctaagtttatttattgtaaaacacaaaaagcttcatgtctttatatactgtatgtatgaatGTAAGGTTCCTCTCATAGTCtttgatgtttatttaaataaatgtttttttaaaaaaaatccattataTTAAAGTTCACGTTAAATCCTGACTGAGCAACTTATTGATTGATCCCTACGTTTTTCTATTTAGTCATAACCTctaatgtattttattaaaaacagcATAAGTGTATTTTCTTCCCTAACTTCCCTTTCCTTTATGTcaccattattttatacaatcaGGACCATTAATACCGATAAGGTCTGATCGATATTAATGCTAAAATGGCGGCATGACTACAAAGCGCAACCAACAcgcagataaataaataaaatataaagaaaacataaaatcaagttGTTAAAATAACAGTTTATTGTCCAAAACTATATGTACAGTGCCCTCACTGAAATCAGTATTTAAGTTGTTCATGATTTTTCACATAAAAAAGTGAGTTGTGGTTTATTTAGTGCTGTTAATCATGACTTATTTTAgaaattatgttaaaaaaaacattaacttatTTTCCCAGTCTCGAAAAACACagcattgtattttatttaaatccCTCTACAGGCTGCTGTCAAGGTTttagattcttattttcaactAACAAgttagtttttgttttcctgctgaAGTCGAACAACTTGATTTGTTGGTACAATATTTAAAATCATTCACTAATGTGTGTAAACAAAAttactgacattttaaatgatACATTGCTCATTCATGATCTTTTTTACTccaacacaaaatattaactCACACACAGTGAGGTAATATTGATACTTTTCctgcacacagaaaaacaaacataatcaaTAACAACCTACTGAACATAAATATTAGCTTCATATCATTTTAGCTCATAGTTTGACCTATATACTATATCTTCTTAAATTgtataatatttaaaatatactttaacCATTTTCCAGAGGATAACAAAATCTGACTCCACATACTGAAATACACATCTGCTTTAATAATGTACGTCCGTactgagttttgtttttactattGGTCTCAACAATCCAGTGTCTGCGGGCGATAGTGTTTACGTGTGTGATGTAATAACAGGGAACAGCTTTATTCTTGGACAGATTTGCAGAACAGGTTTGGTCTGACAGCTTTACACAGAATTAAGAGCAAATAAACATCAGTTCATGGTGGAGGAAATGTTGTATGGGATATGAATTCAGTATAAGACAAAACATTACACTTATTAAAGTatacatttatgtttgtgttttattgagTGAACAACAGATGTTAATTAAATGTCTTGGATGTGccgcagtttttttttttgtttgtttgttttttaaataatgtttaCAGGAAAATAACATTGTTCAGTGATGTATAAAACTGTAATTCTGAAAACTGAAATGATTACTCTTCTCACAGTGACTCACTCTCTgaagtatttctacactgccTCTTCTCAAGTCCCAAACTTCCCAGAGTTTGTGGCTGTTGGGTTGGTTGATGAAGTTGAAGTGGTTCACTATGACAGTAACACCAGCAGAGCAGAACCCAAACAGGACTGGATGAGCAGAGTCACAGAGGATGTTCCTCAGTACTGGCAGAGGGAGACTGAGAGCTTTCTGGGTGACCAGCAGGTCTTCAAAGCCAACATTGAAATTGCAAAGCAGCGCTTCAACCAAACTGGAGGTTTGTTTATGTTTCACTTTCTACTGATAAAATGTTGTTTATATTTTCATCCTCTGTTCTAGTAAacatgtctttctctctgtcggtctgtctgtctgtctgtctctctctctctctttctctctctctctctctctctctctctctctctctctctctctctctgtctgtctctcaggtgtcCACATTGCCCAGGTGATATATGGTTGTGAGTGGGACGATGAGACTGGAAACATCAATGGCTATATACAGTTTGGTTATGATGGAGAAGACTTCATATCATTGGACCTGAAGACAGAGACATGGATCGCTCCTAAACCACAGGCTGTCATCACCAAACACAAGTGGGACAATAACAAAGCAGGGATAGCACAGTGGAAACACTACCTCATTCAGCGTTGTCCTGACTGGCTGAAGCAGTATGTGGACTATGGGAGGAGCTCTCTGCTGAGAAAAGGTAGAGTCACATGACCTGATGTAGTTTCATGAACATAACAATCTTCATGTGTCTCCTCTGTTTCTAACCAACAGGAACATCACAGTGAATATGAGCCAACatatacagacacacattttctttttctctaatgttctcacctctcttcatctctctgcctccctctctctgaactctgtttcctgtcactctctCCCACAGACTGATcaccactctctctttctctctgccatgtttctttttgtcttcatttatcTTTCTATCTTTAATGTCTTTGTAACAATCACTGTCCTCCTCCCTTTCAAATCTCTCTCCCCTTCTCACCTCTCCTCATCTGTCTTATTAtctcctctgtgtctccctTCTTTTCTCAGTTACACTACACTGAGGTTTATTTGCAcagcatacatatatatagtgCATGTGTTACTAATGCATTTGAAATACATTATATATTCGATAATGTTAAAGAACCCATgaactgtctttctctctctgtctgcagacCTTCCCTCAGTGTCTCTCCTCCAGAAGTCTCCCTCGTCTCCAGTCAGCTGCCACGCTACAGGTTTCTACCCAAACAGCGCCATGATGTTctggaggaaagatggagaggagCTTCATGAGAACGTGGACCACGGAGAGATCCTCCCCAACCATGATGGATCCTTTCAGATGAGCAGTGACCTGAACGTTTCATCAGTCCCACCTGAAGACTGGGAGAAGTACGAGTGTGTGTTCCAGCTCTCTGGTGTGAAGGAGGACATCGTCACCAAACTGGACAAAGCAGTGAACTGGCCCATCAGAGGTAAGACTTCTATCTGAAGTGAAGGTGGGAAACACACATTTAGTTTACTGTGactgtgatttattttattgtgaatgGGATGTTTTGTTTCCTTCAATAGTTTTGGTGTCAGTTTCTTCCATCTAGTGTTTTTTATATAATGTCAAGGCTCAGATTTGTGTTAAACCAATGCATGTGCCCACTTCTGGACTGCAATAATTAGTCTTAATTCATCTGTTCAGGTTGTgactatttttttgttgttttccactCAACAGAGAAACCCACTGACGTGACCATCCCCATCATTGCTGCAGTGGTTGTTCTTGCTCTCGTCCTCATCGCTGTGATCGGATACGTCATTTACAAAAACAGGAAAGGTGAGAGACTGACACAGAttgattttctctttatttGAGTCTTTACTGTCATTACTTTGAGTTGAGACTATGAATTGATGCTTTTATTCAGACTGCAAAAGTGAAATTTAAGCCGCGTAAGGCTCATTATGATGAGAAGAGCCAAATTCATATTTTAGTGAtatattgattatttatttgtgtttgtatgctgaaaatgaaaataaaattaaagaggTAGACATTAATTGATCACCTTGAGTGACTAGGTAAATAGGGACTAGGTGTTTGAAGATATTAAGACATTTTGAAAACTGCGTGAACTAAAATATTCAtctttgctttttatttcagCTGAATGCTCTAAACCTCAGGACAACAACCCTGAGCTCTCTGTGAAACTGAATCCTGAAGGAAACAACCCTAGATGATAATCACAGCACCCTGCACACAGTGAGTTTCTTCATATGAGACATGAACTCTTCACAGCTGTTGTTAAACAAACCTGCCTTAAACTAACCTTCTGTGATTGTCTGTTTATCCGCTGTTAAACTCCTGTGACACTTTGAAGCTTTGAAGAAAATCTTCCACTTTGAATTTTTCCCAACAAAAGGTGAAACTGTTTAATATGAAGTAAAGTGAGATTATCAAGAGAAGGACTCAGATGCTTCCAGAAACCTTCACATCAGCATGTCAGATACAGTGTGAtattaaaaactcaaatattAACCTTTAGTGAAGCAGTGACACCAATTTATTAAAATGGTGTTGAAcccaattaaaacaaacaattgtACTTCAGAGATAAATACGcattttataaaatgttaaatgacTAAATCATGGGTTCTTTAGGGCTAAATGATGATGTCAGTATGTGGctttatgatttattttgttttctatttatccatttcttttctttgtgtctcGAGGTTTGTGGACACGTTGTGCACTGGAACAATGGTCGTCTATCTGTGTTACTGCTGGTGATGAAGCAGGATGAGCTGGAcaggaaatggatggatggagtttTGTATCACTGTGGGAAATGATCCTGATTTGTATGTCATTGATTGGACAAATATTTCCATCTCGACACTACTACATCTCTAAAGGCCACCACtgtgtgcgtgcacacacacacacacacacacacacacacagacgtattTTCCAGTTGTGTCAatagtttgtttatttgtttaaaacagatttaaagATGTTATTTAGATCTCATTTAGATTAAAGCAAATAATTTATGTCTCTGAGAGTTTTTCTTCATTAATCAGGGGTATGCTGTtggtttttgtttcataatgtATATGTTTTGATCTGTCATTACAGTTTTTTACAATGACTTCAGCTCTAATTTCAGAACCTTGATATCCCTTTTCACAACTCTAGACACAAAACTCAAAACTAATGATCAAAATGCACATCTTTTCAAAACTCCTAACACTTTTTCTAATTGCTTGGATACTATACACATTAACCTAAAATCATTTGTTCATTTAACTAAAATCACCTGTTCAAAATGACACAACTTAACATCAAAGTATTAGCATTTCAAAATGCAATTCACACATTACATCGGAGATGACTGTCTATTAATTTCATTACAATGATCTAACTATCAATGTATACAACTGCTCAAAATAATAAGTTAAACTTGCATTTCTGTTAACGCACAGTTTTATGGAAACTGCTGAACAATATTTAATGTTTAGATCATGAAAGGCCCTTATAATTGCTTTTCCAACACTCTCAACTCGTTACTGATGATTGATTTCTCCTTGTGGTATGAGTATAAATGAGTGGGATCCATGACAGCACAAGCGATTTCAGCAGAGGTggaaaaagtactgaaaaattctactcaagtaaaagtactttacTTTGATGAAATTCTACTTAAGTACAAGTAAAGCTACCCATCTAAAaatctactcaagtaaaagtaaaaagtagtttgtttaaaatgttcttAAAGTAGAAGTTACATAGTTACTTCCAACAACTTGATGGGGGTCACTCCTATGCAGTGCAAAAAtggtccaggggtcataaatccAATCCAAAAACTGGTTATTTTTCTACAATGAACCAtagaattcaattcaatttagggctgcacaatatcatTAGAGCATCACCATCGCAATGTGTTCTTGTGCAATAGTCACATTGTGAGACTCGCAGTATAAGTTCatcatatcaatataatattagtCAAAGGCAATATGCCATACTTATTTGGctgattacagtttttctctatTGCTTAAACACGTTTTTTGGAGGAAGACCTCCTTTTCTCaaaactacacacaaacac includes the following:
- the LOC117263579 gene encoding class I histocompatibility antigen, F10 alpha chain-like — translated: MRQLTMKAWIYLGPFFLSLHGASAMTHSLKYFYTASSQVPNFPEFVAVGLVDEVEVVHYDSNTSRAEPKQDWMSRVTEDVPQYWQRETESFLGDQQVFKANIEIAKQRFNQTGGVHIAQVIYGCEWDDETGNINGYIQFGYDGEDFISLDLKTETWIAPKPQAVITKHKWDNNKAGIAQWKHYLIQRCPDWLKQYVDYGRSSLLRKDLPSVSLLQKSPSSPVSCHATGFYPNSAMMFWRKDGEELHENVDHGEILPNHDGSFQMSSDLNVSSVPPEDWEKYECVFQLSGVKEDIVTKLDKAVNWPIREKPTDVTIPIIAAVVVLALVLIAVIGYVIYKNRKAECSKPQDNNPELSVKLNPEGNNPR